One Keratinibaculum paraultunense genomic window carries:
- a CDS encoding ABC transporter ATP-binding protein, with the protein MNNYLRKNKLILFIYGVFSLITFLFSTLIFTSYSWITDIAISNNLAQGKVVAIQVILVLLGMLIFLILMSFVERYLLYKVSKYLREDMLNKLLNLNYNSFYEKDNMYYSSMIVNDIDVLENEYYKSLITIIGEVIQAFVMIYFIARIDIKYVFIILLLIIPSLIQPFLLKKKIGRAGFESSKEMTRYNDKTNEYIYGMEEIITSNNNNIFRRKFKNDVLQLEDTRYNEKFLGVINFILAAIAIYFLKVASLIVFVNDVVTEIIAVSAATALFGYANSIGNPISSILVYYEKINASKNVKEKIDKFLNKEENLQVPLKDINDIEKITIKDLSFSYNDNQVLKDINFTFNRGEKYAIFGGSGSGKSTLIKLLMGFYKDYNGGIFYNDEELKAIDNSSLWQQIVYVQQEVFIMSGTLKDNITLFSDIYTEEEINRAVELSGLSKVIKNLPNGIHTYIEEGGKNFSGGEKQRISLARALLSDKPIFLLDESFSALDKKNSIEIEKNILNLDKTIISISHRVNDNLYMYDEIIVLKDGVVVESGAYDELFKQGTCFYDLIQGSKRGKDNEEKKQYSSEIAFS; encoded by the coding sequence TATGGAGTTTTTTCGTTAATAACTTTTCTCTTCTCAACTTTAATATTTACTTCATATTCTTGGATTACAGATATTGCAATAAGCAATAATCTTGCTCAAGGAAAAGTTGTTGCTATTCAAGTTATATTAGTACTTTTAGGAATGTTAATTTTCTTAATTCTTATGTCATTTGTTGAAAGATATCTTCTTTATAAAGTTTCAAAATATTTAAGAGAAGATATGCTAAATAAATTACTAAATTTAAATTATAATAGCTTCTATGAGAAGGATAATATGTACTATTCTTCTATGATTGTAAATGATATTGATGTCTTAGAAAATGAATATTACAAGAGTTTAATTACTATTATTGGAGAAGTAATTCAAGCGTTTGTAATGATCTATTTTATCGCAAGAATTGATATTAAATATGTGTTTATTATTCTATTATTAATTATACCTTCTTTAATCCAACCTTTTTTGCTTAAGAAAAAAATAGGTAGGGCTGGATTTGAAAGTTCAAAAGAAATGACTAGATATAATGATAAAACCAATGAGTATATCTATGGAATGGAAGAAATTATAACTAGTAATAATAATAATATATTTCGAAGAAAATTTAAAAATGATGTTTTGCAATTAGAAGATACTAGATATAATGAAAAATTTTTAGGAGTAATCAACTTTATTTTAGCTGCTATTGCAATTTATTTTTTAAAAGTTGCTTCTTTAATAGTTTTTGTTAATGATGTTGTAACTGAAATAATAGCGGTTTCTGCAGCTACAGCTTTGTTTGGATATGCCAATAGTATAGGTAACCCTATATCTTCTATATTAGTTTATTATGAAAAAATTAATGCAAGTAAAAATGTTAAGGAAAAAATAGATAAGTTTTTGAATAAAGAAGAAAACTTACAAGTTCCATTAAAAGATATTAATGATATTGAAAAAATAACTATTAAAGATTTAAGTTTTTCTTATAATGACAATCAAGTTCTAAAAGATATTAATTTTACATTTAATAGAGGGGAAAAATATGCGATTTTTGGTGGTAGTGGTAGTGGTAAAAGTACATTAATTAAACTTCTCATGGGATTTTATAAAGATTATAATGGTGGGATATTTTATAATGATGAGGAACTAAAAGCAATAGATAATAGCTCGCTTTGGCAACAAATAGTCTATGTTCAACAGGAAGTATTTATAATGAGTGGGACGTTGAAGGATAATATAACCTTATTCTCAGATATCTATACAGAGGAAGAAATAAATAGAGCAGTTGAACTATCAGGGCTTAGTAAAGTAATAAAAAACTTACCTAATGGTATTCATACTTATATAGAAGAAGGCGGGAAGAACTTTTCCGGTGGAGAAAAACAAAGGATTTCATTAGCTAGAGCTTTATTATCAGATAAACCTATATTTCTATTAGATGAAAGTTTTTCTGCACTTGATAAGAAAAATTCTATTGAAATTGAGAAGAATATTTTAAACCTTGATAAGACAATAATATCTATTAGCCATAGGGTTAATGATAACTTATATATGTATGATGAAATTATAGTTTTGAAAGATGGAGTAGTAGTTGAAAGTGGTGCATATGATGAACTATTTAAACAAGGCACATGTTTTTATGATTTAATTCAAGGTAGCAAAAGGGGGAAAGACAATGAAGAAAAGAAACAATATAGTTCTGAAATCGCTTTTTCATAG